In Excalfactoria chinensis isolate bCotChi1 chromosome 3, bCotChi1.hap2, whole genome shotgun sequence, one DNA window encodes the following:
- the PUS10 gene encoding tRNA pseudouridine synthase Pus10 isoform X3 has protein sequence MERATVCPDCFKPAKNKQSVFTRMAVIKALDKIKEEDFLKHFPCPPSSPKSRCVAQEIQCNNGAVFVAGRYNKYSRNLPQTPWIIDGERKLESSVEELISEHLMAEFKADSFNFSSSGREDVDVRTLGNGRPFAIELVNPHRIHFTAEEMKGLQQTINNSSDKIQVRDLQLVTREAIGRMKEGEEEKTKTYSALIWTDKTIQKEHIAFLDNIKELKLDQKTPLRVLHRRALAVRCRVIHTMKSEYIDEHHFRLHLKTQAGTYIKEFVHGDFGRTKPNIGSLLNRTTDILELDVESVDIDWPPALEN, from the exons TCTGTTTTCACTAGGATGGCGGTTATAAAAGCTCTAGACAAGATAAAAGAAGAGGATTTTCTCAA GCATTTTCCATGTCCCCCGAGTTCACCAAAGAGCCGCTGTGTTGCTCAGGAAATTCAGTGCAATAACGGTGCAGTTTTTGTGGCTG GAAGGTACAATAAATATTCAAGGAATTTACCTCAAACACCCTGGATAATTGATGGGGAGCGGAAGCTGGAATCTTCAGTGGAAGAACTGATTTCAGAGCATCTAATGGCAGAATTCAAAGCAGACA gctttaatttttcttcctctggaagagAAGATGTGGATGTAAGAACACTAGGCAATG GAAGGCCTTTTGCAATTGAGCTTGTGAATCCTCATAGAATACATTTTACTGCTGAGGAAATGAAGGGACTTCAGCAG ACAATTAATAACTCCTCAGACAAAATACAAGTCCGAGATTTACAGCTTGTCACCCG agaGGCAATTGGTCGTATGAAGGAAggtgaagaggaaaaaacaaagacataTAGTGCCTTAATATGGACAGACAAAACAATACAGAAGGAACATATTGCATTTCTAGATAATATCAAG GAATTAAAACTTGACCAGAAGACACCTCTCCGGGTTCTTCACAGAAGGGCTCTGGCTGTAAGATGTCGAGTCATTCACACCATGAAGTCTGAGTACATAGACGAGCATCACTTTCGCCTGCATCTGAAAACACAAGCAGGAAC CTATATTAAAGAATTTGTGCATGGAGACTTTGGAAGAACAAAGCCAAATATTGGCTCCCTGCTGAACAGAACCACTGACATTCTGGAGTTGGATGTAGAA TCTGTTGACATTGACTGGCCTCCAGCCCTGGAGAATTAG